A stretch of the Rosa rugosa chromosome 5, drRosRugo1.1, whole genome shotgun sequence genome encodes the following:
- the LOC133709970 gene encoding zinc finger BED domain-containing protein RICESLEEPER 2-like: MSRRVPGYDEQKAAREFANFACSADFPPQMVEDRPFRGFLESLNPQFKLSFNRVGSECMQVYKERKAETKKFLVNFDGRISLSMDILRHESGRWDTFRCDDYLCLSAHFIDENWKLKKWVLSFRSLWGSDESDDYIPEGDDWGIFKLLQDWGIQNKISTLTRNNEDCDDSLAEFVKSHIQDKNLQLNGQLFRVHCCGDMIKTMVEDAFEMIKDIIYKVRQLYSFGRSLPLWYLTTHHLKGALQLWSMGEFSSQDVINDYDVPPPEEWKKVEGVCLIADKMYEVSNALFETKHLTCNVYLYHLDELREILIQSSTDSDEFVATLAKDMLKKFDKYWDDMFLLLAISAALDPRFKMKYIDFVCSKVKGMEGSSQAAAVLVSMNKLFDEYVIRFPEKENFICESSSDSDSDSGSDSEGECPTAGCANHTFSVVKNYEQFLQLSDQPAKKSDLHFYLEQPVLPWSQDFDALTWWSTAGARYPILSRMARDFLAIPVSVASSYEAFYTEARPADEHVVCLKPELMNALVCSRSWYSKH; the protein is encoded by the coding sequence ATGTCTAGAAGAGTTCCTGGTTATGATGAGCAAAAGGCTGCGAGGGAGTTTGCAAATTTTGCTTGCTCTGCAGACTTTCCACCTCAGATGGTTGAAGATAGACCTTTTAGAGGCTTTCTAGAGTCGCTGAATCCGCAGTTTAAGCTCAGTTTCAATAGGGTGGGGAGTGAATGCATGCAAGTCTATAAGGAAAGGAAAGCAGAAACCAAGAAATTCTTAGTAAACTTCGATGGACGGATTAGCCTCTCCATGGACATATTGAGGCACGAAAGTGGCCGTTGGGATACATTTCGCTGTGATGATTACTTATGCCTTTCTGCACACTTTATTGATGAGAATTGGAAACTGAAAAAGTGGGTTCTTAGCTTCCGGAGTCTTTGGGGTTCGGATGAGTCTGATGATTACATTCCTGAAGGCGATGATTGGGGCATTTTTAAGTTGCTTCAAGATTGGGGAATTCAGAACAAGATATCCACTCTCACTAGGAATAATGAGGATTGCGATGATTCATTGGCTGAGTTTGTGAAAAGTCACATCCAGGACAAGAATCTCCAACTCAATGGTCAGCTGTTTCGTGTGCATTGTTGTGGGGACATGATCAAGACAATGGTGGAGGATGCATTTGAAATGATTAAAGATATCATTTACAAAGTCCGTCAGCTGTATTCTTTTGGGAGGTCATTACCCCTGTGGTATCTCACAACTCACCACCTAAAAGGAGCTCTGCAGCTATGGTCTATGGGAGAGTTCTCTTCACAAGATGTGATTAATGATTACGATGTACCACCCCCTGAGGAATGGAAGAAAGTTGAAGGTGTTTGTTTAATTGCTGACAAGATGTATGAAGTATCAAATGCATTGTTTGAAACCAAGCATCTAACATGTAATGTTTATCTTTATCACCTTGATGAGCTTCGCGAAATTCTGATCCAATCTTCCACCGACTCTGATGAGTTCGTTGCAACATTAGCCAAGGACATGTTGAAGAAGTTTGACAAGTATTGGGATGACATGTTCTTGCTGTTGGCAATATCTGCAGCGCTGGATCCTCGGTTTAAGATgaaatacatagattttgtttGTTCAAAAGTTAAGGGTATGGAAGGAAGCTCGCAAGCTGCAGCTGTTTTGGTGTCTATGAACAAACTATTTGATGAATATGTGATCCGCTTTCCTGAGAAAGAGAACTTTATATGTGAATCTTCTTCTGATTCTGATTCTGATTCTGGTTCTGATTCAGAAGGAGAGTGTCCTACTGCTGGATGTGCGAATCATACTTTTAGTGTGGTGAAGAACTACGAGCAATTCCTCCAGTTAAGTGATCAGCCTGCAAAGAAATCAGACTTGCATTTCTATTTGGAACAGCCTGTCTTACCTTGGAGTCAGGATTTCGATGCATTGACTTGGTGGAGCACTGCAGGGGCCAGGTATCCTATCCTTTCCAGGATGGCACGCGATTTCTTGGCTATTCCAGTTTCTGTTGCCTCTTCATATGAGGCATTCTATACTGAAGCAAGGCCAGCTGATGAACACGTTGTTTGCTTGAAGCCAGAGTTGATGAATGCCCTAGTGTGTTCTCGAAGCTGGTATTCTAAGCACTGA